The Henckelia pumila isolate YLH828 chromosome 2, ASM3356847v2, whole genome shotgun sequence genome includes a window with the following:
- the LOC140881078 gene encoding uncharacterized protein isoform X1, whose translation MMKYAGHALFASVTPFHSVILKDYGKLSPKLVYGNPLNPTKHLKCMCHKETIMVAAARYRLPWFSVAPMMDCTDNHYRTLARLISKHAWLYTEMIAAQTIVHQKGNLDRFLAFGHEQHPIVLQIGGNDLENLAKATELANSYNYDEINLNCGCPSPKVAGKGCFGVRLMLDPKFVASAMSVISAHTNVPVSVKCRIGVDNHDSYNELCNFIYKVSSQSPTKHFIIHSRKALLNGISAKENRSIPPLKYEYFYALLRDFPDLQFTINGGINTIDEVSEARREGAHGVMIGRAAYHNPWNLLGHVDSAIYGAPPSNLTRRQVLENYQVYGDSVLGLYGSGTKPNLRDVVKPLLGFFHSAPGNGLWKRKVDAAFQNCTTIKSFLEETLVAIPDDVLDSPLTEAPLVFSEAFAKSKSLLPPPYTCKILDLWREPRLKTGRHLRQEFVSKICNTWMKIKLGISGICGGWCVFCHVLCSLFIGEE comes from the exons ATGATGAAGTATGCTGGGCATGCTTTGTTTGCTTCTGTGACTCCTTTTCATTCTGTTATCTTGAAAGACTATGGCAAGCTGTCACCAAAACTGGTCTATGGAAATCCTTTAAACCCGACGAAACATCTCAAGTGCATGTGCCATAAGGAGACGATAATGGTTGCCGCCGCCCGGTACCGTCTCCCATGGTTCAG TGTCGCTCCAATGATGGACTGCACAGATAATCACTATAGAACTTTGGCACGCCTCATTTCAAAACATGCATGGCTATACACCGAAATGATTGCTGCTCAGACAATTGTACACCAGAAGGGAAACTTG GATAGATTCTTGGCATTTGGTCACGAGCAGCATCCTATAGTGCTTCAGATCGGGGGAAATGACTTGGAGAACCTTGCTAAAGCGACTGAACTAGCAAATTCTTATAATTATGATGAGATCAATCTCAA CTGTGGATGTCCAAGTCCAAAGGTAGCTGGAAAAGGGTGTTTTGGAGTGCGTCTTATGCTTGATCCAAAG TTTGTTGCTAGTGCCATGTCAGTAATTTCTGCACATACAAATGTTCCCGTTAGTGTCAAATGCAGAATTGGTGTTGATAACCACGATTCGTATAATGAACTGT GTAATTTTATATATAAGGTCTCATCTCAATCACCAACAAAACACTTCATAATACACTCTAGGAAGGCATTACTTAATGGAATCAGCGCCAAAGAAAATAGATCCATCCCTCCCTTGAA ATACGAGTACTTCTATGCTCTTTTGCGGGATTTTCCAGACCTGCAGTTTACTATCAACGGAGGCATAAATACCATTGATGAGGTAAG TGAAGCGCGACGGGAAGGAGCTCATGGAGTGATGATTGGACGTGCAGCTTACCATAA cCCCTGGAATCTCTTGGGACATGTTGACAGTGCAATATATGGTGCACCTCCTAGCAATTTAACTCGGCGACAA GTTCTCGAAAATTACCAGGTCTATGGTGATTCTGTCTTGGGGCTATATGGAAGTGGAACAAAGCCAAATCTTCGCGATGTTGTAAAA CCGTTGCTTGGTTTTTTTCATTCAGCACCTGGAAATGGTCTATGGAAGCGAAAAGTTGATGCAGCTTTTCAGAACTGCACA ACAATAAAATCTTTTCTTGAAGAGACCCTGGTGGCAATTCCTGATGATGTGTTGGATTCACCTCTTACCGAGGCCCCACTTGTTTTTTCAGAAGCGTTTGCGAAATCGAAGAGTCTGCTACCTCCTCCATACACG TGCAAGATATTGGATCTTTGGAGAGAACCCCGACTCAAAACTGGACGGCACCTCAGGCAGGAATTTGTCTCGAAAATATGCAACACTTGGATGAAAATAAAGCTAGGAATTTCAGGAATATGCGGAGGATGGTGTGTATTTTGTCATGTCTTGTGTTCTCTATTTATAGGGGAGGAATGA
- the LOC140881078 gene encoding uncharacterized protein isoform X5, translating to MMKYAGHALFASVTPFHSVILKDYGKLSPKLVYGNPLNPTKHLKCMCHKETIMVAAARYRLPWFSVAPMMDCTDNHYRTLARLISKHAWLYTEMIAAQTIVHQKGNLDRFLAFGHEQHPIVLQIGGNDLENLAKATELANSYNYDEINLNCGCPSPKVAGKGCFGVRLMLDPKFVASAMSVISAHTNVPVSVKCRIGVDNHDSYNELCNFIYKVSSQSPTKHFIIHSRKALLNGISAKENRSIPPLKYEYFYALLRDFPDLQFTINGGINTIDEVSEARREGAHGVMIGRAAYHNPWNLLGHVDSAIYGAPPSNLTRRQVLENYQVYGDSVLGLYGSGTKPNLRDVVKPLLGFFHSAPGNGLWKRKVDAAFQNCTTIKSFLEETLVAIPDDVLDSPLTEAPLVFSEAFAKSKSLLPPPYTRPCRSP from the exons ATGATGAAGTATGCTGGGCATGCTTTGTTTGCTTCTGTGACTCCTTTTCATTCTGTTATCTTGAAAGACTATGGCAAGCTGTCACCAAAACTGGTCTATGGAAATCCTTTAAACCCGACGAAACATCTCAAGTGCATGTGCCATAAGGAGACGATAATGGTTGCCGCCGCCCGGTACCGTCTCCCATGGTTCAG TGTCGCTCCAATGATGGACTGCACAGATAATCACTATAGAACTTTGGCACGCCTCATTTCAAAACATGCATGGCTATACACCGAAATGATTGCTGCTCAGACAATTGTACACCAGAAGGGAAACTTG GATAGATTCTTGGCATTTGGTCACGAGCAGCATCCTATAGTGCTTCAGATCGGGGGAAATGACTTGGAGAACCTTGCTAAAGCGACTGAACTAGCAAATTCTTATAATTATGATGAGATCAATCTCAA CTGTGGATGTCCAAGTCCAAAGGTAGCTGGAAAAGGGTGTTTTGGAGTGCGTCTTATGCTTGATCCAAAG TTTGTTGCTAGTGCCATGTCAGTAATTTCTGCACATACAAATGTTCCCGTTAGTGTCAAATGCAGAATTGGTGTTGATAACCACGATTCGTATAATGAACTGT GTAATTTTATATATAAGGTCTCATCTCAATCACCAACAAAACACTTCATAATACACTCTAGGAAGGCATTACTTAATGGAATCAGCGCCAAAGAAAATAGATCCATCCCTCCCTTGAA ATACGAGTACTTCTATGCTCTTTTGCGGGATTTTCCAGACCTGCAGTTTACTATCAACGGAGGCATAAATACCATTGATGAGGTAAG TGAAGCGCGACGGGAAGGAGCTCATGGAGTGATGATTGGACGTGCAGCTTACCATAA cCCCTGGAATCTCTTGGGACATGTTGACAGTGCAATATATGGTGCACCTCCTAGCAATTTAACTCGGCGACAA GTTCTCGAAAATTACCAGGTCTATGGTGATTCTGTCTTGGGGCTATATGGAAGTGGAACAAAGCCAAATCTTCGCGATGTTGTAAAA CCGTTGCTTGGTTTTTTTCATTCAGCACCTGGAAATGGTCTATGGAAGCGAAAAGTTGATGCAGCTTTTCAGAACTGCACA ACAATAAAATCTTTTCTTGAAGAGACCCTGGTGGCAATTCCTGATGATGTGTTGGATTCACCTCTTACCGAGGCCCCACTTGTTTTTTCAGAAGCGTTTGCGAAATCGAAGAGTCTGCTACCTCCTCCATACACG CGCCCGTGTCGATCGCCCTAG
- the LOC140881078 gene encoding uncharacterized protein isoform X2, whose translation MMKYAGHALFASVTPFHSVILKDYGKLSPKLVYGNPLNPTKHLKCMCHKETIMVAAARYRLPWFSVAPMMDCTDNHYRTLARLISKHAWLYTEMIAAQTIVHQKGNLDRFLAFGHEQHPIVLQIGGNDLENLAKATELANSYNYDEINLNCGCPSPKVAGKGCFGVRLMLDPKFVASAMSVISAHTNVPVSVKCRIGVDNHDSYNELCNFIYKVSSQSPTKHFIIHSRKALLNGISAKENRSIPPLKYEYFYALLRDFPDLQFTINGGINTIDEVSEARREGAHGVMIGRAAYHNPWNLLGHVDSAIYGAPPSNLTRRQVLENYQVYGDSVLGLYGSGTKPNLRDVVKPLLGFFHSAPGNGLWKRKVDAAFQNCTTIKSFLEETLVAIPDDVLDSPLTEAPLVFSEAFAKSKSLLPPPYTEDSFLRLLVTNISLFTHPLKIHLKQDRRRIGG comes from the exons ATGATGAAGTATGCTGGGCATGCTTTGTTTGCTTCTGTGACTCCTTTTCATTCTGTTATCTTGAAAGACTATGGCAAGCTGTCACCAAAACTGGTCTATGGAAATCCTTTAAACCCGACGAAACATCTCAAGTGCATGTGCCATAAGGAGACGATAATGGTTGCCGCCGCCCGGTACCGTCTCCCATGGTTCAG TGTCGCTCCAATGATGGACTGCACAGATAATCACTATAGAACTTTGGCACGCCTCATTTCAAAACATGCATGGCTATACACCGAAATGATTGCTGCTCAGACAATTGTACACCAGAAGGGAAACTTG GATAGATTCTTGGCATTTGGTCACGAGCAGCATCCTATAGTGCTTCAGATCGGGGGAAATGACTTGGAGAACCTTGCTAAAGCGACTGAACTAGCAAATTCTTATAATTATGATGAGATCAATCTCAA CTGTGGATGTCCAAGTCCAAAGGTAGCTGGAAAAGGGTGTTTTGGAGTGCGTCTTATGCTTGATCCAAAG TTTGTTGCTAGTGCCATGTCAGTAATTTCTGCACATACAAATGTTCCCGTTAGTGTCAAATGCAGAATTGGTGTTGATAACCACGATTCGTATAATGAACTGT GTAATTTTATATATAAGGTCTCATCTCAATCACCAACAAAACACTTCATAATACACTCTAGGAAGGCATTACTTAATGGAATCAGCGCCAAAGAAAATAGATCCATCCCTCCCTTGAA ATACGAGTACTTCTATGCTCTTTTGCGGGATTTTCCAGACCTGCAGTTTACTATCAACGGAGGCATAAATACCATTGATGAGGTAAG TGAAGCGCGACGGGAAGGAGCTCATGGAGTGATGATTGGACGTGCAGCTTACCATAA cCCCTGGAATCTCTTGGGACATGTTGACAGTGCAATATATGGTGCACCTCCTAGCAATTTAACTCGGCGACAA GTTCTCGAAAATTACCAGGTCTATGGTGATTCTGTCTTGGGGCTATATGGAAGTGGAACAAAGCCAAATCTTCGCGATGTTGTAAAA CCGTTGCTTGGTTTTTTTCATTCAGCACCTGGAAATGGTCTATGGAAGCGAAAAGTTGATGCAGCTTTTCAGAACTGCACA ACAATAAAATCTTTTCTTGAAGAGACCCTGGTGGCAATTCCTGATGATGTGTTGGATTCACCTCTTACCGAGGCCCCACTTGTTTTTTCAGAAGCGTTTGCGAAATCGAAGAGTCTGCTACCTCCTCCATACACG GAGGATTCTTTCCTTCGGTTGCTAGTGACAAACATATCACTATTCACTCACCCACTCAAAATTCATCTCAAACAAGACCGAAGAAGAATCGGAGGATGA
- the LOC140881078 gene encoding uncharacterized protein isoform X4, which produces MMKYAGHALFASVTPFHSVILKDYGKLSPKLVYGNPLNPTKHLKCMCHKETIMVAAARYRLPWFSVAPMMDCTDNHYRTLARLISKHAWLYTEMIAAQTIVHQKGNLDRFLAFGHEQHPIVLQIGGNDLENLAKATELANSYNYDEINLNCGCPSPKVAGKGCFGVRLMLDPKFVASAMSVISAHTNVPVSVKCRIGVDNHDSYNELCNFIYKVSSQSPTKHFIIHSRKALLNGISAKENRSIPPLKYEYFYALLRDFPDLQFTINGGINTIDEVSEARREGAHGVMIGRAAYHNPWNLLGHVDSAIYGAPPSNLTRRQVLENYQVYGDSVLGLYGSGTKPNLRDVVKPLLGFFHSAPGNGLWKRKVDAAFQNCTTIKSFLEETLVAIPDDVLDSPLTEAPLVFSEAFAKSKSLLPPPYTCCMFSSRSPIRGVLYLALTVS; this is translated from the exons ATGATGAAGTATGCTGGGCATGCTTTGTTTGCTTCTGTGACTCCTTTTCATTCTGTTATCTTGAAAGACTATGGCAAGCTGTCACCAAAACTGGTCTATGGAAATCCTTTAAACCCGACGAAACATCTCAAGTGCATGTGCCATAAGGAGACGATAATGGTTGCCGCCGCCCGGTACCGTCTCCCATGGTTCAG TGTCGCTCCAATGATGGACTGCACAGATAATCACTATAGAACTTTGGCACGCCTCATTTCAAAACATGCATGGCTATACACCGAAATGATTGCTGCTCAGACAATTGTACACCAGAAGGGAAACTTG GATAGATTCTTGGCATTTGGTCACGAGCAGCATCCTATAGTGCTTCAGATCGGGGGAAATGACTTGGAGAACCTTGCTAAAGCGACTGAACTAGCAAATTCTTATAATTATGATGAGATCAATCTCAA CTGTGGATGTCCAAGTCCAAAGGTAGCTGGAAAAGGGTGTTTTGGAGTGCGTCTTATGCTTGATCCAAAG TTTGTTGCTAGTGCCATGTCAGTAATTTCTGCACATACAAATGTTCCCGTTAGTGTCAAATGCAGAATTGGTGTTGATAACCACGATTCGTATAATGAACTGT GTAATTTTATATATAAGGTCTCATCTCAATCACCAACAAAACACTTCATAATACACTCTAGGAAGGCATTACTTAATGGAATCAGCGCCAAAGAAAATAGATCCATCCCTCCCTTGAA ATACGAGTACTTCTATGCTCTTTTGCGGGATTTTCCAGACCTGCAGTTTACTATCAACGGAGGCATAAATACCATTGATGAGGTAAG TGAAGCGCGACGGGAAGGAGCTCATGGAGTGATGATTGGACGTGCAGCTTACCATAA cCCCTGGAATCTCTTGGGACATGTTGACAGTGCAATATATGGTGCACCTCCTAGCAATTTAACTCGGCGACAA GTTCTCGAAAATTACCAGGTCTATGGTGATTCTGTCTTGGGGCTATATGGAAGTGGAACAAAGCCAAATCTTCGCGATGTTGTAAAA CCGTTGCTTGGTTTTTTTCATTCAGCACCTGGAAATGGTCTATGGAAGCGAAAAGTTGATGCAGCTTTTCAGAACTGCACA ACAATAAAATCTTTTCTTGAAGAGACCCTGGTGGCAATTCCTGATGATGTGTTGGATTCACCTCTTACCGAGGCCCCACTTGTTTTTTCAGAAGCGTTTGCGAAATCGAAGAGTCTGCTACCTCCTCCATACACG TGCTGCATGTTTTCGAGCCGAAGTCCTATCCGAGGTGTCCTCTACCTTGCACTCACAGTTTCGTGA
- the LOC140881078 gene encoding uncharacterized protein isoform X3 — protein MMKYAGHALFASVTPFHSVILKDYGKLSPKLVYGNPLNPTKHLKCMCHKETIMVAAARYRLPWFSVAPMMDCTDNHYRTLARLISKHAWLYTEMIAAQTIVHQKGNLDRFLAFGHEQHPIVLQIGGNDLENLAKATELANSYNYDEINLNCGCPSPKVAGKGCFGVRLMLDPKFVASAMSVISAHTNVPVSVKCRIGVDNHDSYNELCNFIYKVSSQSPTKHFIIHSRKALLNGISAKENRSIPPLKYEYFYALLRDFPDLQFTINGGINTIDEVSEARREGAHGVMIGRAAYHNPWNLLGHVDSAIYGAPPSNLTRRQVLENYQVYGDSVLGLYGSGTKPNLRDVVKPLLGFFHSAPGNGLWKRKVDAAFQNCTTIKSFLEETLVAIPDDVLDSPLTEAPLVFSEAFAKSKSLLPPPYTENGFLKNELRSSLGQKIKLNFIET, from the exons ATGATGAAGTATGCTGGGCATGCTTTGTTTGCTTCTGTGACTCCTTTTCATTCTGTTATCTTGAAAGACTATGGCAAGCTGTCACCAAAACTGGTCTATGGAAATCCTTTAAACCCGACGAAACATCTCAAGTGCATGTGCCATAAGGAGACGATAATGGTTGCCGCCGCCCGGTACCGTCTCCCATGGTTCAG TGTCGCTCCAATGATGGACTGCACAGATAATCACTATAGAACTTTGGCACGCCTCATTTCAAAACATGCATGGCTATACACCGAAATGATTGCTGCTCAGACAATTGTACACCAGAAGGGAAACTTG GATAGATTCTTGGCATTTGGTCACGAGCAGCATCCTATAGTGCTTCAGATCGGGGGAAATGACTTGGAGAACCTTGCTAAAGCGACTGAACTAGCAAATTCTTATAATTATGATGAGATCAATCTCAA CTGTGGATGTCCAAGTCCAAAGGTAGCTGGAAAAGGGTGTTTTGGAGTGCGTCTTATGCTTGATCCAAAG TTTGTTGCTAGTGCCATGTCAGTAATTTCTGCACATACAAATGTTCCCGTTAGTGTCAAATGCAGAATTGGTGTTGATAACCACGATTCGTATAATGAACTGT GTAATTTTATATATAAGGTCTCATCTCAATCACCAACAAAACACTTCATAATACACTCTAGGAAGGCATTACTTAATGGAATCAGCGCCAAAGAAAATAGATCCATCCCTCCCTTGAA ATACGAGTACTTCTATGCTCTTTTGCGGGATTTTCCAGACCTGCAGTTTACTATCAACGGAGGCATAAATACCATTGATGAGGTAAG TGAAGCGCGACGGGAAGGAGCTCATGGAGTGATGATTGGACGTGCAGCTTACCATAA cCCCTGGAATCTCTTGGGACATGTTGACAGTGCAATATATGGTGCACCTCCTAGCAATTTAACTCGGCGACAA GTTCTCGAAAATTACCAGGTCTATGGTGATTCTGTCTTGGGGCTATATGGAAGTGGAACAAAGCCAAATCTTCGCGATGTTGTAAAA CCGTTGCTTGGTTTTTTTCATTCAGCACCTGGAAATGGTCTATGGAAGCGAAAAGTTGATGCAGCTTTTCAGAACTGCACA ACAATAAAATCTTTTCTTGAAGAGACCCTGGTGGCAATTCCTGATGATGTGTTGGATTCACCTCTTACCGAGGCCCCACTTGTTTTTTCAGAAGCGTTTGCGAAATCGAAGAGTCTGCTACCTCCTCCATACACG